Proteins from one Triticum aestivum cultivar Chinese Spring chromosome 7A, IWGSC CS RefSeq v2.1, whole genome shotgun sequence genomic window:
- the LOC123151924 gene encoding plant-specific TFIIB-related protein PTF2 produces the protein MGSRCWSCGEDSVSPDPGSGALVCTSCGLQHDAGSSEFYNPTAFTEDGQLDFRASSLVRHLSQTPYRELKLAAASNVITSMAVQLGLSPTRAEEILSMAKSATAGNLATPGTTFLPALAAACSFLVARSHRLPLSLAEAAEAAACTTVALGDLVSRIASHLSLPPLPSFDYQAALERAVLGSYKLATAAGEEKTRAILSQARFLLRCSSKWSLTTGRHPLPLLAGLIAFAAELNGVAEVSVEDIAQEMSAVVHTSRLRYKELVKALVHVAQKLLPWGADVNARNLLLNAPMLLQLMEMRSQSDPSELFLESFAPDIAGIVQVYSSVDEDEFKYLQIVPLDVDDLDFENSGKEGKESGDLKISEDCLSDAYQNVLKRLSKLKELGKVGKVASRRKQRRIGLELEPWMDSLDDDWTKRMPLEEIADIDIGYDAPPPSFTAGLEHQKRRRARIEAAKCRIDAIRKAPAARTANAIDSPAVHGNEDACPPQKNSRKKLGRKRRHGEHPAEMSDAPDSGKKKRKTDPCDGIDWEDCVIELLLLHGANEAEIEQGQYRRLLELHVFSAISGDR, from the coding sequence TCCCTCGTCCGCCACCTCTCCCAGACCCCCTACCGCGAGCTCAAGCTTGCCGCCGCCTCCAACGTCATCACCTCCATGGCCGTCCAACTCGGCCTCTCGCCCACCCGCGCCGAGGAGATCCTCTCCATGGCCAAATCCGCCACCGCCGGGAACCTCGCCACCCCCGGCACCACCTTCCTCCCGGCCCTCGCCGCCGCCTGCTCCTTCCTCGTCGCGCGATCTCATCGCCTCCCGCTCTCCCTCGCCGAGGCCGCCGAGGCCGCGGCCTGCACCACGGTCGCGCTCGGTGACCTCGTATCCCGCATCGCCTCCCacctctcccttcctcccctccctTCCTTCGACTACCAGGCCGCGCTCGAACGTGCCGTGCTCGGCTCGTACAAGCTCGCCACCGCTGCGGGTGAGGAGAAGACGAGAGCGATTCTCTCCCAAGCCAGATTTCTTCTCCGCTGCTCCTCCAAGTGGTCGCTCACCACCGGGCGGCACCCGCTCCCACTTCTCGCCGGCCTGATTGCCTTCGCCGCAGAGCTGAACGGGGTCGCTGAGGTTTCTGTAGAAGACATTGCTCAGGAGATGTCCGCGGTCGTGCACACCAGCCGTCTCCGATACAAGGAGCTCGTTAAAGCGCTGGTGCATGTCGCGCAGAAGTTGCTTCCCTGGGGAGCCGACGTCAATGCCAGAAACCTGCTCCTGAACGCCCCGATGCTGCTCCAGCTCATGGAGATGCGGTCACAGTCCGACCCATCGGAACTGTTTCTTGAGAGCTTCGCTCCGGACATTGCCGGCATTGTGCAGGTGTACTCATCTGTTGATGAGGACGAGTTCAAGTACCTTCAGATTGTTCCCCTGGATGTTGATGATTTGGATTTCGAGAATTCTGGGAAAGAGGGCAAGGAATCAGGGGATTTGAAGATCTCAGAGGATTGCCTGTCGGATGCTTACCAGAATGTCTTAAAGAGGCTCTCTAAGCTAAAGGAACTTGGGAAGGTTGGGAAAGTTGCTAgcaggaggaagcagcggaggatagGGCTGGAGCTGGAACCATGGATGGATTCGCTGGATGATGATTGGACCAAGCGCATGCCGCTTGAGGAGATAGCCGATATTGACATTGGCTATGATGCACCTCCTCCGTCGTTTACTGCTGGATTGGAGCATCAGAAGCGGAGGAGAGCACGAATTGAAGCTGCTAAGTGTCGAATTGACGCAATTAGGAAGGCTCCTGCTGCGCGTACTGCAAATGCAATTGATTCACCGGCTGTTCATGGAAATGAAGATGCTTGCCCACCACAAAAAAATAGCAGGAAGAAGCTGGGTCGAAAGAGACGACATGGTGAACATCCTGCGGAGATGTCAGACGCTCCTGACTCTGGGAAGAAGAAACGGAAAACAGACCCATGTGATGGTATTGACTGGGAAGATTGTGTTATCGAACTCCTTTTATTACATGGTGCAAATGAGGCAGAGATTGAACAAGGCCAATACAGAAGACTGTTGGAGTTGCATGTCTTCAGTGCAATAAGTGGAGACAGATAA